From Candidatus Amoebophilus asiaticus 5a2, the proteins below share one genomic window:
- a CDS encoding ABC transporter ATP-binding protein: MSELYHLNKYLRKYKYRFLLGILFIVGTHIFSIIPARLTKNTFDFLKGTLDTYQIFQGANFYEIAFQILFKGLLVYIALILLMAFLKSLCSFLMRQIIMKAANKIEAELKNEIYNHYQNLPLSFYTKHSTGDLMARIVEDVNRVKLYLGPAMVFALNGLVLFLILIPYMIYINPKLTLYSLFPLPVLAISVYYIKHFLYYRSERLQAKLAELTTFVQETFSGIRVLQSFAREQNFVKNFSNICESYKQYALSVTAINAIFTPLAIGINSLGIILTVLIGGKEVIKGNITVGNIAEFVMYMHLITWPIITISLVANFLQRAAASQKRINEFLKEENPIVSTQNIIRPIQGKITFENVSFTYPDTGIRALNNISFEIAAGESVAIFGTTGSGKSTIASLLTRLYEADSGAISIDDTIIQAYNIAGLREQIGYVPQDVFLFPDTIKNNIAFGKKDVNETQIEQAIQYAGLDTSLQHFPNHIETLVGERGVTLSGGQKQRIAIARALIREPRLLILDNSLSAVDTKTEHSILQNLKRVMQGRTTVIISHRISAASLCNKILVLEAGNIVEQGSHEELLAAKGIYHKLYKQQGS; this comes from the coding sequence GTGAGTGAACTGTATCATCTTAACAAGTATTTGCGTAAATACAAGTATCGTTTTTTACTTGGTATACTCTTTATAGTTGGAACTCATATCTTTTCAATCATCCCTGCGCGTTTAACAAAAAATACATTTGATTTTCTTAAAGGAACATTAGATACCTACCAAATTTTCCAAGGTGCTAATTTTTATGAGATAGCCTTTCAAATCCTTTTTAAAGGATTACTTGTTTATATTGCTTTAATCCTACTCATGGCATTCCTTAAATCTTTGTGCTCGTTTTTGATGCGGCAAATTATTATGAAGGCAGCTAATAAGATTGAAGCCGAACTTAAAAATGAGATTTATAACCATTACCAAAACTTGCCACTTAGCTTCTATACAAAACACAGCACTGGTGATCTCATGGCTCGTATTGTTGAGGATGTAAATAGGGTTAAATTGTATCTAGGGCCTGCCATGGTTTTTGCTCTCAATGGGCTGGTTCTTTTCTTGATATTAATTCCTTATATGATTTATATTAATCCAAAACTTACCCTCTACTCTCTATTTCCATTACCTGTTCTAGCTATTAGCGTATATTATATCAAGCATTTCCTTTATTATCGTTCTGAAAGGTTACAAGCTAAGCTAGCAGAGTTAACTACTTTTGTCCAAGAGACTTTTTCGGGTATCAGAGTACTACAGTCTTTTGCAAGAGAACAAAACTTTGTCAAGAACTTTTCAAATATTTGCGAGTCTTATAAGCAGTATGCATTAAGTGTTACTGCTATCAATGCTATTTTTACACCATTAGCTATAGGGATAAATAGTCTAGGGATTATACTAACGGTTCTTATAGGAGGTAAAGAAGTGATTAAGGGTAATATTACTGTAGGCAATATTGCAGAATTTGTCATGTATATGCATTTAATTACCTGGCCTATTATTACTATTAGCTTAGTTGCTAACTTTCTACAGCGAGCGGCTGCTTCACAAAAAAGAATTAATGAGTTTCTTAAAGAAGAAAATCCTATTGTCTCTACACAAAATATAATAAGACCTATTCAAGGTAAGATTACTTTTGAAAATGTAAGTTTCACTTATCCTGATACAGGAATAAGAGCTTTAAATAACATTTCATTTGAGATAGCTGCAGGAGAATCTGTTGCTATTTTTGGTACCACTGGCTCTGGTAAAAGTACAATTGCTAGCCTTTTAACTCGTCTATATGAAGCAGATAGTGGCGCTATATCTATAGATGACACAATCATTCAAGCTTATAATATTGCTGGTCTAAGAGAACAAATAGGCTATGTACCTCAAGATGTATTTCTTTTCCCAGATACTATTAAGAACAATATTGCTTTTGGTAAAAAGGATGTTAATGAAACACAAATAGAACAAGCTATTCAGTATGCTGGCCTGGATACTAGCTTACAGCATTTCCCTAACCATATAGAAACCTTGGTAGGTGAGCGTGGTGTTACACTTTCTGGTGGGCAAAAGCAGCGAATTGCTATTGCAAGGGCGCTTATCCGTGAGCCACGGTTATTAATATTAGATAATAGCTTGTCGGCTGTAGATACAAAAACAGAGCATAGTATACTTCAAAATTTAAAGAGAGTTATGCAAGGTAGAACTACTGTTATTATTTCTCATAGGATATCTGCTGCCAGCCTGTGTAATAAAATTTTAGTTTTAGAGGCTGGCAATATAGTTGAGCAAGGTTCACATGAAGAATTGTTAGCTGCTAAAGGCATCTATCATAAATTATACAAGCAACAAGGATCATGA
- a CDS encoding coiled-coil domain-containing protein produces the protein MQYPYSTKQHLVAYILLLLLSISVQGCKTPMPTASAIETDVTLLADISTSSTNTSDTEVIILPKVTNLAEACISDASSSPVQFKDYSSFESPMRSSDENYLTHQTSLVDNTVGQITNKDLLSKTFIAKDSYRVAFQQQVGQIIAHVQPSWPVAYSQVRYVPVHIEPVMRLSQLLHLDEVGQKHRIHVIFSKQDKQLPVAVYVGSMGLLGGGNSNSNPTHVTCNECGASAPVVDVKRERTGSFLWIKFHDVTRYYRCPYCLAAHERREREQREREEAQRKEAERRKEEARRQEEERIRIDKEQEAAYNKRMAMYKQEEERRKEHIRFIEERRKKEETRRQEEERILLAELAQEKAQREAFEQMHFEKLQKEAEIQRINAIKQEELRRQQELIKLEKERKEQEAIMLAAQQEEMQSREAMRLLAEKMKKREEDRKEEQRLLEEAYKKEQEVQEEQQRLELEELFMKVAHEREEAHKHEKAHEQEEAERIKQEEIASGLVKEKLTAQIQALEQELEAVEQKLKQQEHKNATELLDQRADIAERKEILQELEELMAAEAMTFEELEADILQESEVEFAKFISMN, from the coding sequence ATGCAATATCCTTATTCTACCAAGCAACATTTAGTAGCTTATATTCTCTTGTTATTGTTAAGTATAAGCGTACAAGGGTGCAAAACCCCTATGCCGACAGCCTCAGCTATTGAAACGGATGTAACATTACTGGCTGATATTAGCACTAGTAGCACGAATACAAGCGACACCGAAGTAATTATTTTACCGAAAGTGACTAATCTTGCCGAAGCATGTATATCTGACGCTTCATCTTCTCCAGTTCAGTTTAAGGATTACAGCTCTTTTGAATCTCCAATGAGGTCTTCAGATGAAAACTACTTAACGCATCAAACTAGCTTAGTAGATAATACAGTAGGTCAGATCACTAATAAGGATTTATTAAGCAAAACTTTTATAGCCAAAGATAGTTATCGAGTAGCCTTTCAGCAACAAGTAGGACAAATCATAGCCCATGTACAGCCTAGCTGGCCTGTTGCATACAGCCAAGTACGTTATGTACCAGTCCATATAGAACCAGTCATGCGTTTATCACAGCTATTGCACTTGGATGAAGTAGGACAAAAGCACCGCATACATGTAATTTTTTCTAAACAAGATAAACAACTGCCCGTAGCTGTATATGTAGGAAGCATGGGGTTATTGGGGGGAGGGAATAGCAATAGTAACCCTACACATGTTACTTGTAATGAGTGTGGAGCGTCGGCACCTGTTGTAGATGTCAAACGTGAACGTACTGGCTCATTTTTATGGATAAAATTCCATGATGTTACCCGGTATTATAGATGCCCGTATTGCCTTGCAGCGCACGAACGCAGAGAAAGGGAGCAGCGAGAGAGAGAAGAAGCGCAAAGAAAAGAAGCAGAACGCAGGAAAGAGGAAGCCCGTAGACAAGAGGAAGAGCGTATAAGAATAGATAAAGAGCAAGAAGCAGCATATAACAAAAGGATGGCTATGTATAAGCAAGAAGAAGAGCGGAGGAAAGAACACATACGCTTTATAGAAGAAAGGAGGAAAAAGGAAGAAACCCGTAGACAAGAGGAAGAACGTATACTATTAGCAGAATTAGCACAAGAAAAAGCACAGCGAGAAGCATTTGAGCAAATGCACTTTGAGAAGTTACAGAAAGAAGCTGAAATACAACGCATCAATGCTATAAAGCAAGAAGAACTTCGTAGACAACAAGAGCTTATAAAATTGGAAAAAGAAAGGAAAGAACAAGAAGCCATTATGTTGGCAGCACAACAAGAGGAAATGCAAAGTAGGGAGGCAATGCGGTTATTGGCAGAGAAAATGAAAAAGAGGGAAGAGGATAGAAAAGAGGAACAACGCTTGTTAGAAGAGGCTTATAAAAAAGAGCAAGAAGTCCAAGAAGAACAGCAACGTTTAGAATTAGAAGAGCTATTTATGAAAGTAGCGCACGAACGTGAAGAAGCACATAAGCATGAAAAAGCACATGAGCAAGAAGAAGCTGAAAGGATTAAACAAGAAGAGATTGCTTCTGGACTGGTAAAAGAAAAGCTGACAGCACAAATACAAGCGCTAGAGCAAGAATTAGAAGCAGTTGAACAAAAATTAAAACAACAGGAGCATAAGAATGCAACAGAACTATTGGATCAAAGAGCTGATATAGCTGAGCGTAAAGAAATTTTACAAGAATTAGAGGAGCTCATGGCTGCAGAAGCAATGACGTTTGAGGAATTAGAGGCTGACATATTACAAGAGTCAGAGGTTGAATTTGCCAAGTTTATTTCTATGAATTGA
- the mgtE gene encoding magnesium transporter, with protein sequence MNNGADLTQQEYWQGLLARQKEDELIVSLEDAPIVEAADFLAQLSPTKTLGILIKLPVSMQGAIFAEFDDSYQSILYRLADKKDFAYIFSSMPSEYRADFYQRLDGKEQARLLPYLTKRVREDVIALSAYPSETAGSIMSTDFATVLEDMTVKQAIQKLKEDAPSKKMIYYIYVVDANMRMIGFVSLKDLIMADPEELVANSLHDNFIYAIVDEDQEAVAKRIEKYSLVAMPILNEEGQLLGIVSYDYAMEVIRMEQTEDMERFMGIVSNEETSDYLKASSFQHYKKRVAWIVGLFITGFLSTLVIHKHEYLIERITVLSLYLPMIAATGGNAGSQAASVVIRALSLGQITLSNWLSIIFKEAKVAILLAISLFLLAFSKVVLLSLLSSANTFDQYDVYRVAFTIGLALSLQVINSTVIGAALPLIAKYFNGDPAVAASPAITTIVDITGMIIYFYVAIAVLS encoded by the coding sequence ATGAACAATGGAGCTGATTTAACACAACAAGAATATTGGCAAGGGTTATTGGCTCGTCAGAAAGAGGACGAGTTAATTGTTTCCCTAGAAGATGCGCCTATTGTAGAAGCTGCTGATTTTCTAGCACAGTTATCTCCTACCAAAACTTTAGGAATACTTATCAAGCTCCCTGTTTCTATGCAAGGTGCTATATTTGCTGAATTTGATGATTCATACCAATCTATTTTGTATCGGCTAGCTGATAAAAAAGATTTTGCTTACATCTTTTCTTCTATGCCTTCCGAATACAGGGCTGATTTTTATCAAAGATTAGATGGTAAAGAACAAGCTAGGTTACTTCCTTATTTGACAAAAAGGGTAAGAGAGGATGTTATTGCATTGAGTGCCTATCCATCAGAAACAGCTGGTAGTATTATGAGTACTGACTTTGCTACCGTGTTGGAAGATATGACTGTAAAGCAAGCTATTCAAAAGCTTAAAGAAGACGCCCCTTCTAAAAAGATGATCTACTACATCTATGTAGTGGATGCCAATATGCGTATGATAGGATTTGTGTCTCTAAAAGATCTAATCATGGCAGACCCCGAGGAATTGGTAGCGAACTCTTTACATGACAACTTTATTTATGCTATAGTAGATGAAGACCAAGAAGCAGTAGCCAAAAGAATTGAAAAGTATTCGTTGGTTGCTATGCCTATTCTTAATGAAGAAGGCCAACTGCTGGGTATCGTTAGCTATGATTATGCCATGGAAGTAATTAGAATGGAGCAGACAGAGGATATGGAGAGATTTATGGGAATTGTTTCTAATGAAGAAACATCAGATTACTTGAAAGCTTCTAGTTTCCAACATTATAAAAAAAGGGTAGCATGGATTGTTGGTCTTTTTATAACTGGTTTTTTGTCTACCCTTGTTATCCATAAGCATGAATATCTAATAGAACGTATTACAGTATTATCACTGTATTTGCCAATGATTGCAGCTACAGGAGGAAATGCTGGTAGTCAGGCAGCTTCTGTAGTTATTAGGGCTTTGTCGCTTGGACAAATCACACTAAGCAACTGGTTAAGTATTATATTTAAAGAGGCCAAAGTAGCCATATTGTTGGCCATATCCTTATTTTTATTGGCTTTTAGCAAAGTGGTTTTGCTTTCGTTGCTTTCTAGTGCTAATACATTTGATCAGTATGACGTATACAGAGTTGCTTTTACCATTGGACTAGCGCTCAGCTTACAAGTTATTAATTCTACAGTCATTGGTGCCGCTTTGCCTCTTATTGCCAAATATTTTAATGGAGATCCTGCTGTAGCAGCAAGCCCAGCTATTACTACTATTGTGGATATTACAGGGATGATTATTTACTTCTATGTAGCTATTGCTGTGTTATCTTAA